A genomic region of Arachis stenosperma cultivar V10309 chromosome 9, arast.V10309.gnm1.PFL2, whole genome shotgun sequence contains the following coding sequences:
- the LOC130947675 gene encoding 60S ribosomal protein L5-like produces the protein LGYVKAQKGKAYFKRYQVKFKRRREGKTDYRARIRLINQDKNKYNTPKYRFVVRFTNKDIVAQITSASIAGDIVLAAAYSHELPRYGLEVGLTNYAAAYCTGLLLARRVLKMLEMDEEYQGNVEASGEDFSVEPADTRRPFRALLDVGLIRTTTGNRVFGALKGALDGGLDIPHSEKRFAGFDKEKKELDPEVHRKYIFGGHVAAYMKTLEEDEPEKYQSHFSEYIKRGLSADGIEPLYKKVHAAIRADPTIKKSEKQPPKEHKRYNLKKLTYEERKAKLIARLQALNSAAGGEDEDDDDDE, from the exons TTAGGTTATGTTAAGGCTCAGAAAGGTAAGGCCTACTTCAAAAGGTATCAAGTGAAGTTCAAGAGAAGAAGAG AGGGAAAGACTGACTACCGGGCCAGGATTCGGTTGATTAACCAAGATAAGAACAAGTACAACACACCTAAATACCGTTTTGTTGTGCGATTT ACAAACAAGGATATCGTTGCACAAATAACATCTGCTAGCATTGCCGGTGATATTGTTCTTGCTGCAGCTTATTCCCATGAGCTGCCTCGCTATGGCCTTGAAGTCGGTCTTACTAACTATGCTGCAG CTTATTGCACTGGACTTCTTCTGGCCCGCCGAGTCCTTAAAATGCTTGAGATGGATGAGGAGTATCAAGGGAATGTAGAG GCAAGTGGTGAGGATTTTTCTGTTGAACCTGCTGACACAAGGAGGCCATTCCGTGCTCTCCTCGATGTTGGTCTTATTAGGACCACAACTGGAAACCGTGTGTTTGGTGCCCTTAAG GGAGCCTTGGATGGGGGTTTGGATATCCCTCACAGTGAGAAAAGGTTTGCTGGTTTTGATAAGGAGAAGAAGGAGCTTGATCCTGAGGTTCACCGCAAATATATCTTTGGTGGACATGTTGCTGCCTATATGAAG ACTTTGGAGGAAGATGAACCAGAGAAATACCAATCACATTTCAGTGAATATATCAAGCGTGGACTCAGTGCCGATGGAATTGAGCCATTGTACAAAAAGGTTCATGCGGCCATTCGTGCAGATCCCACCATCAAGAAGTCAGAGAAGCAGCCACCAAAGGAACACAAaag GTACAACTTGAAGAAGCTTACATATGAGGAGAGGAAGGCTAAGTTGATTGCACGCTTGCAGGCCCTCAACTCTGCAGCTGGTGGCGAAGATGAGGATGACGATGATGACGAGTGA